The genome window ACCTCTCCCCCACTCACTTCACCTCCCACTCATGTTTTTAACCTCCTGGTAAGAAAGGATGCTGAGAGGACTGAAGCGGGGAAGGCCATCCTTCTGGGGTGGGAACCAGTTTTTGGGTGAGGCCCAGGCTAGAACCTGGTGTGCTCCTCAGCCAGCCTCCAGCTCCCTGCACACCCCCAGGCTGCTGGCCACACTTCAGACAGAGCCTCTGTGAGTGAAGAAACAGATAAAGCAGAGGAATGATAAGGAGGCTGTAAATTCCGAAAGTAAGCTTTCTGTCACTAGCCATGACAgatgtgctttttgttttcagaTGTGTGCATGGAGCAGGCAgaccagttttctttcttttcaagaacTTTCGAGCGGTTGTGCAATCACCATAACATCTTCACATGCTAGGTTTGATGTTAAAAGCTGTCAGGGAAGCCAGTAAAATGGCTTAGTagagaaaggtgcttgctgtcaagcctagcaacccgagttcaatccccgggcCCCACAGGATGGAAGAGAAAACTAAGTCCTGCAGTttattctctgaccttcacaggaaGTGGCACACAAGCACCTTTGCACACACAGGacaataacaataattttaaaagaaactgtcaGGAGCAGAGGGGTGTGCTCAAGCATGAGTTGGTCCTGGAACCCTCAACCTGGTCAATGGCCCTCCAAATGCATGCTGGAACAGGGGAAAGCATGGATGGAAAGGGAGGTTGGCTTTATCAACTCTTGCTGCTGCTACGAGCTGAGCAGCCGTTCTTCTCCTGTAAAGAGTAACACTGTAGGGGCTTCCAAGATGTCCCAGTCAGTAAAGCGCTTGCTTGCCTTGCAGAATGAGCTCTATTGCCAGCAGCCATGTGGTCATGGTGCATATGTCTGACTCCAGTGCTAAGGAGGAAGAGATAGATGCCTGGGGGGTTGCCGGCCAGCCTACCCTACTTAATAAGCTCCAGGCCAGAGCTTAAAGAtactgtctttaaagaaaaatagactcAGTGGTGGGTAAAGTTCTTGCTGTGTACCTATCTAAAAGTAAAAGCCAGTGCCTCAGAGGCAGTGCACATCGTTAACCTGAACCGTGGGTCCAGattcaggtagatctctgaggcttcctgaccagccagtctagcctaatctgtgggttccaggccagtgagagatcctgcacTAAAGGGGGCAGGGGTGGCACCCAAGGATtgacacccaaagttgtcctctggtctccacacacatactgtacatctgtgcacacttgcacacacacataagaataaCATGATGTGAGCAGTAAGAAGTGGCTGTACTGGACCATTTGaaggaaggctgtgtgtgtgtgtgagagaggcaCTTAGATGATGTCACCAATATGGTAGGAAAATAAAGGGGACATTGCTTGTGGAAGTCAGGCCCCTGGCTAACCTGTATCCTCTCTGTCACCCTGCAGGTGTCAGTAAAAACCAGCCATGTAAGGAAGGCTGCTCTTGCTCCTCCTGTTCACCCCGGGTCCCCACCATCAGTGACTTACTCAATGATCAGGACTTGCTAGATGTGATCAGGATAAAGCTAGACCCGTGTCACCCGACCGTGAAGAACTGGAGGAATTTTGCCAGCAAATGGGGCATGCCCTATGACGAACTGTGCTTCCTGGAACAGAGGCCTCAGAGCCCCACACTGGCCTTCTTATTCCGAAACAGTCAGAGGACTGTGGTCCAACTGATGGAGCTCTGCCGACTTTACCACAGGGTTGACGTGGAGAAGATCCTGCGCAGGTGGGTGGATGAGGAGTGGCCGCACCGGGGACACTCGGACAGTTCCATGCACTTCTAGAATCCCCTTCTGGCATTGGCCTTTCTGCCTGCGGGACCAGCACTCGTCACAGGGGGAGATGTGCCTGCTCTTGAGATTTTCAGATGAGGATGTGGAATGGGCAATGGCTGTCCCTGAAGCTGGTGGCTTGTGGAAGGATGGGTTCTGTTTCGGTGGCaggtatttgtttctttttgcacatctgtttttatttaatatttgaacCTGGAATTGGGAAAGAATATTTTGTAGGTCGTATCTAGAGCCAAGGCCTATGGGTGGGACAGAACCGTGCCAGcatgaaaagaaaatgaccctcTCCTTAGGTACTGCTAAAGATTGTAGCGGGATCCCAAATTGTTGATGTCTCTGGACATGACCATGTCATCCTATGCAGAACCCTTGCATTCCCAGCCTCGCAGAAGATGGCATGGAGAAGTCACCCTGGCCTGTTCACTGTTATTGTTTCTGTCGCAAAAGGTTTAGAAGATCAAGAGGATACTGTATGATGTGGCCTGGATTCAAGGGCCATTTTTTTATTCAAACGCTTTTGTAATCTATGGGCTACTAGTACTGTCCCTGggtttagtatttttaaaagaaatacaaactttCTGGTTTGAAGAACAGCAGAATGGGTTGGTGTCATGGGAATGGCACTGACCAAGAATAGTACTTAATATTCCctcttgggggctggggagatgctcagtggctaAAGTGCTCtctgcacaagcgtgaggaccagggttcatgaggaccagggttcaggtccccagaacccatggaatgAGGGGATGTGTGGCACCTGTGATTTCAGTGCTCAGAAGGGAGAGACAGATGTCCTCAGATGGAGCAAGCTGCCTAGCTAGGGCTAGTCAAAGGGGTAAGCTCTGGGATCAACTGAGAGACTCCTTTTCAATGCACAATGTAGAGATCAATTGAAGAAAAATGTCAACATCAGCTTTGGGActctgtatgcacacatgcacatgtgcatctacatacacatgcaacaACACACCAatcacacacgtgcatgtgcatcTGCATATacatgcaacaacaacaacaacacacacacaaatctttctAAATTCCATTTGGGGAGCCTGAGGACATGGGTCAATGAGTAAAGCGCTTGGCTTATCAgtacgaggacctgagttcagtcaccagcaccCCCGTAAAAGCCAGACATagcagcatgtgcctgtaaccccagcactagagaaTCAGATCCAGGAACTCACTGGACAGCCAACATAGCCAAATTGGGAAAgccactgtctcaaaaaggaaggtcaatgtgaagagtgattgaggaagatacctaaGGTCAACCTCTGAcctgtgtgcgcatgcgtgcacGCACGCCTGTTTGTTATCCAAGCCTCTTTTTTTGGTGCTAGGGGTGGAACTGAGGACCTTGAACATGTTCAGCctgcgctctaccactgaactacacctgcACTCCTGTTATTCCTggaatttctaaaatttttttattcttcactCATACACTACACCCCAATTGCAGTTTCCCCTACCTccgctcctcccagttcccctccACACAtatctcctctcccccagatccactcctcctccacttcccttcagaaagagcaggcctcccagggatatcaaccaaatacgGCATAAcgagatacaataagactaggcacaaccCCTCATAACCAaggctggtttttatttttatgtgagctCACcaaaatcccagtgctggaaaagTCGAGACAAGCTGATCCCTGGGACTCCCCTGCCAACCAGCCTAGCTTATGTGGTGAACTACAAGCTGGTGAGAAATCCTGTTACAAAATACAAGGTAAACAGTGTCCCAGGAGCAACATCagaggttgttctctggcttctacacgcacacatacacacaatctcacagacccatacacatacactctaattaaaataaacaaaaaggaaggataACATTGACTACATAGGACAGAGATACTAAGATGAACTTAAAAGAAGGTGATTTTCTAAGCCaccatttttttccctcatagCAATTACGTTTTTCCTTAGGTTGTTGGTAAGTAAAGTCAGCTTCTCACCCAGTGTGACCTCTAAGCAGCCCATGAGGCTTGTCCATCACTTCTGCTTCACTAGTAATCACATTCTACACCTTCCCTACTCAGATTTATCACAGTTATGGCCACCTTATTGCCTGATGTATTTAAAGTGACGGCTAATGATCAAATGTGGACGttgtgtttttcagatttattttatttgtatgaatgttttgcttgcatatttgtccatgcacaggcatgcatggtgcatgcagaggtcagaagagggtacccTAGGTACCCTAGACCTGGAATTACAGCTTTTCAGCCTCCATGTGGGTCTGGGAACTCGACTTCTGCAAGAgccacttttaactgctgagcccatcTCCCCAAACCCTAACTGCAGATGTTTTAAGAAACAGCCTCTCGGGAAAATCAGATGTTATGTGCATCGTGGGCAGAACTTGCTAGGGGATGCTCTGTCATTCCACAGATGTGATTGGTTGCCTAGCTTTCTCATTAAGCTGTCCATGATGTGCTCTGACTAGTCTCGCAGAATCTCCTAGCCAAAGCTACTCTCAAACTCGCTGCGGAGCAGAGGATGACCTCGCATTTCtggtttgcctgcctctgtctttcaagtgctgggccaccacatctggttttgcTCTCGTTTCTTAGAGCAGAAGCAACCGTAGGGAATGAGAGGGGCTTTGGAAATCACTTCGCAGGAAATGTAACTCGACAGGTGAGGCTCAGAGGTAGAGGATGCTGGAACATTAGGAGATGTCAGCCCTAGTTTCCCGGTGTATCCTAGAACCCCCAAAGGATGAAAGGAGTAGCTCCCAGGCTGACATATGTCTTGTTGACACTGTCTAGCCAGATGTTCCCAGAAAgccccttccttcccatctccaccaAGCAGACTTGTCACTTTGGCCCAATTTGTGACCATCCCAGAGGCATTGGTGGAGGGGGAACCCCCATTCTGTTCCATTTCGTCAGCCTGCTCCCCCGTCCGTACCCCTCCTCCGAGCCTGCCTttcccacacacagagaaaagaagggagaggaggaactCCGGGGGGGACAAGCGGGGCTGCGGCAGAAGGCCAGGGAGGAAGGGCATGAGCTAGCTTCCGTCTCTCTGTCCATGTCCTCAGCTCAGTAGAACCCCTGCTCCACCTAGAGCCTCGGGCCAATCTCTACGACTCGGAACACAGCAGCTGAAATGATGGCTTCCAACTCCCTCCCATGGGCCACAGTGGCAAAAATGATTAAAACGTAAAAATCTTCCTAATGgtgctgatttttttaaaccaaaaactgAGATGAAAAATCCTGCCCACAAAAATCCCCACAAGTTGATTCATGATGATCAGAGTTCCAGATAGCCCAGATTCTCCTCAAACTTCAtatgtaactgaggctggccttgaacttatgatcctcctgaattcacctcctgagtgttagggttgtgggtatgtgtcaccatggccAGCCAAACTTGAGTCCCCACCACAAACTCCGAGAGTGAGTATTTTTCATGACCGGCCTGGGACAGCCGATCCTCTGGACCATCATTTCACAGGAAGTGTCCCCAGCACTTCAGCCCCCATGGACTTGTCAGGCTGCATCTCTAGAACAGAACTGTGCTTGCAAGTGTTCGCTGACCTTGCCTTTCTACAGTTGGATCAAAGCTGTCAggtagggctggagggatggttcagcagttaggagttctttgctgctcttccagaggacctgggttcaattcccagcacccacatggggtggctcacagctgcctgagaCACCAGCTcctggggaatctgacaccctcttttagcctccaagggcacccacacacatggcatacacacacacacacacacacacacacacacacacacacacacacacacacagtaaatctCTAAGAGACAATGTCAACCTatggctgggaatgtagctctgtTGGGAGAGTGCTTACCTCGCTTGCCCAAGGCCCcgggtttgatcttcagcactgcataaactggtgtgtggtgctgcatgcctgcaattccaactcctggaagtggaagcagaggatcagaagttcaaagtcatcctcagctacaaaatgagttcggggccagccttgactatatgagaccctgcttcataaataaaacaaactgtcATGCAAGTCACGTGTGGTGGGGTTCATGACTGTCACCCCAGCATTTATCTTGTgagaatttttaattattaggAGCATGGTATCAGCAAAGAGAAATTTACTGAATGGTTTCTTCAAGTTCATTCTGACTCTAAATGTAAAATGACTTTGATCTGTGTTGCataaagaaagccaggaagtaTTCTCAGCTTATTTAAAGTTAACTTATGGCCAAAGAGTTCTACAGAAGCATAAATACCCACAGAGGTACTTCACAGAGGTGAGAGCAGGACGGAAGGGGGTCATTTTATGACCGACCGATTAAATGATTATTGAAAGCTTAGttgtcactttttaaattttttttttgttatttttggttaCGTGTCTgggtgtatgtacacatgagtataGGGgttcatggagaccagaggtgtcagatcccctggagctggacttacaggtgcttgtgagttGCCagacgtgggtgttgggaactgaagtGAAGTCCTCTAACGAGCAGTAGGAGCTCTTAACTGATGACCCATTTCTCTATCCCATCATCATTAACCCAGAAGAGCTTTCCATCCTGGGAACCTGTGTTAAGGTGAACTCGATAGAAGCTGCATGGGATAAGGTTGTTTTCCTATTATAATGTTGAAATCCCCTTAGCTATGTTTCcaaaaatatgtttctttaagCAAAATTTCTGCCTGTAATGGTCTGCGATGAGGCCATATATGATGTACATTTGATGTGGTTGCAATAGTGAAGAGTCAAATGAAAGGGAAGGACTCAGAGCCACATGGACAGCCGTACACCCCGGGACAGATTACACACTTCTGGGGACTCACACCTGTGGAGGCAGACAAAAACAGGGCATGCAATATTAGCATGGTGGGGTCTTAACTAGTTCGGGCCTGCAGATGTGCTGGGATGTCCCACTTGTGCCTCTAAAAGACCCTGTACAGCCACCTACTTCTGTAGCCCTGAATAGTAAAACTCAGTGACACAGGAAATCTGGCCAAAGACCTTGTGGTTCAT of Peromyscus leucopus breed LL Stock chromosome 5, UCI_PerLeu_2.1, whole genome shotgun sequence contains these proteins:
- the Edaradd gene encoding ectodysplasin-A receptor-associated adapter protein — encoded protein: MASPDDPLRSDHIKEPVEDTDPSTLSFAMSDKYPIQDTGLPKAKECDTVSSSCPPNSDDQHQGEENDFVDSTGDPLSGVSKNQPCKEGCSCSSCSPRVPTISDLLNDQDLLDVIRIKLDPCHPTVKNWRNFASKWGMPYDELCFLEQRPQSPTLAFLFRNSQRTVVQLMELCRLYHRVDVEKILRRWVDEEWPHRGHSDSSMHF